The following coding sequences lie in one Halorarum halophilum genomic window:
- a CDS encoding VOC family protein, whose product MADSEIPVTAETPDSALHTTGTDHITLIGSNEEDTVAFYRDVLGMPLVLRQPNLDAPDVTHLFFDTGDGRVLTFFVNEDRDSNPAPQRTGVGAVHHLAFSIEAGELENIKTALNEEGHGFSEFDRGAFHSLYTRDHNGLTIELVVDKYAIPDDRRGEVLALSQSKRVAAGADYVDDEHMQAALEELDLPVERAEVPDAATGTGYDN is encoded by the coding sequence ATGGCCGACTCCGAGATTCCCGTCACCGCCGAGACGCCGGATAGCGCGCTCCACACGACCGGAACCGATCACATCACGCTCATCGGCAGCAACGAGGAGGACACCGTCGCGTTCTACCGCGACGTCCTCGGGATGCCGCTCGTGCTCCGCCAGCCAAACCTCGACGCGCCCGACGTCACCCACCTGTTCTTCGACACGGGCGACGGCCGCGTCCTCACGTTCTTCGTCAACGAGGACCGCGACTCCAACCCCGCGCCCCAGCGGACCGGCGTCGGCGCCGTCCACCATCTGGCGTTCAGCATCGAGGCGGGCGAACTGGAGAACATCAAGACGGCGCTGAACGAGGAGGGCCACGGCTTCAGCGAGTTCGATCGCGGCGCGTTCCACTCGCTGTACACCCGCGATCACAACGGCCTCACCATCGAACTCGTCGTCGACAAGTACGCCATCCCCGACGACCGCCGCGGCGAGGTGCTCGCGCTCTCGCAGTCCAAGCGCGTCGCGGCCGGCGCCGACTACGTCGACGACGAGCACATGCAGGCCGCGCTTGAGGAACTGGACCTCCCGGTCGAGCGCGCGGAGGTTCCGGATGCGGCGACGGGCACCGGATACGACAACTGA
- a CDS encoding potassium channel family protein, which translates to MRLIIVGFGRVGSRTARVLQEEGHEVVVVDNDAEKIDRARSRGFTVVPGDGSDPAVLDEADVEGADAVGAITGDPNVNFEVCMIAKDHGCRTVMRISEDFSEDVYDEYARAVDEVIYPERLGAAGAKTALLGGNFNAIGELTEQLQLVAVAVPDDAPVVGTRVHDIELDGARVYAHGRQREPLTIPLPGTAVQAGDRLALITEIARADDTRSALLGG; encoded by the coding sequence ATGCGTCTCATCATCGTCGGGTTCGGGCGGGTCGGCTCCCGGACCGCCCGGGTGCTGCAGGAGGAGGGCCACGAGGTCGTCGTCGTCGACAACGACGCCGAGAAGATCGACCGAGCCCGTTCGCGCGGGTTCACGGTCGTTCCGGGGGACGGCAGTGACCCCGCCGTACTGGACGAGGCGGACGTCGAGGGAGCCGACGCGGTCGGGGCCATCACCGGCGACCCCAACGTAAACTTCGAGGTCTGCATGATCGCGAAGGATCATGGCTGCCGAACGGTCATGCGCATCTCCGAGGACTTCAGCGAGGACGTGTACGACGAGTACGCGCGCGCCGTCGACGAAGTGATCTACCCCGAGCGGCTGGGCGCGGCGGGCGCCAAGACCGCGCTCCTCGGGGGGAACTTCAACGCCATCGGGGAGCTGACAGAGCAGCTCCAGCTGGTCGCGGTCGCGGTCCCCGACGACGCGCCCGTGGTCGGGACACGCGTCCACGACATCGAACTGGACGGCGCGAGGGTGTACGCACACGGTCGGCAACGCGAGCCGCTGACGATCCCGCTTCCCGGAACGGCGGTCCAGGCGGGGGATCGCCTGGCGCTCATCACCGAGATCGCACGTGCCGACGACACCCGGAGCGCGCTGCTCGGCGGCTGA
- a CDS encoding metal-dependent hydrolase, producing the protein MMATTHALAGVLIGLGVLATVPEAGAPVLLAGALGGAFPDLDILAVHRRTLHFPLGYAVLSGGAAASALVGPAWLAIPVAVFFAAASVHAATDVFGGGLELRPWEGTSDRALYDHLRGRWRRPRRWIRYDGAPEDFMLALALGLPAFAALDGLPRLGVVALLALSGVYAMVRRPLVDGGELLVGRLPPRVLRLIPETLIEDLR; encoded by the coding sequence ATGATGGCGACGACGCACGCCCTGGCGGGCGTGCTGATCGGGCTCGGGGTGCTGGCGACGGTCCCGGAAGCCGGCGCACCTGTGCTCCTCGCCGGGGCGCTCGGCGGGGCGTTCCCCGACCTCGATATTCTCGCAGTTCACCGGCGGACGCTACACTTCCCGCTCGGCTACGCAGTCCTCTCGGGGGGCGCGGCCGCTTCCGCGCTGGTCGGCCCCGCGTGGCTCGCCATCCCCGTCGCCGTGTTCTTCGCGGCCGCGTCGGTCCACGCCGCGACGGACGTGTTCGGCGGGGGCCTCGAACTCCGGCCCTGGGAGGGGACCTCCGACCGTGCGCTGTACGACCACCTCAGGGGTCGCTGGCGGCGTCCGCGGCGGTGGATCCGGTACGACGGCGCCCCTGAGGACTTCATGCTGGCGCTCGCGCTGGGTCTGCCGGCGTTCGCCGCGCTCGACGGCCTCCCGCGGCTCGGCGTCGTGGCGCTCCTGGCTCTCTCGGGGGTGTACGCGATGGTCCGTCGGCCGCTCGTCGACGGCGGCGAACTACTGGTCGGCCGGCTTCCACCGCGCGTGCTCCGGCTGATCCCCGAGACGCTCATCGAGGATCTACGGTAA